In a single window of the Acinetobacter tibetensis genome:
- a CDS encoding LolA family protein → MTLLAPAVNAQSTELKQVFTQLGATPVVRAQFEQQKKLASLNKTYVSKGTVLFSKNQGVLWQIQSPVKADLVVTPRKLVQKTQRTSSQIEVDKTPYGSVATMFLQLMSGNEAALAKNFNVVSANYSPTQWNVSLTPKSSLFKKLFVQVDAQGQRYVDRITILEQANNRTIIRFSQQTAQPQTLTAAENALFQLAK, encoded by the coding sequence ATGACTTTGCTTGCTCCCGCAGTGAATGCACAAAGTACTGAATTGAAGCAGGTGTTTACTCAGCTTGGTGCAACGCCTGTGGTGCGTGCCCAATTTGAGCAGCAGAAAAAATTGGCCTCTTTAAATAAAACCTATGTGTCCAAAGGCACGGTGCTGTTCAGCAAAAATCAAGGTGTGCTGTGGCAGATTCAAAGTCCAGTTAAAGCCGATTTGGTGGTGACACCGCGTAAGTTGGTACAAAAGACGCAGCGTACTAGCAGTCAAATTGAAGTCGACAAAACCCCGTATGGCTCTGTAGCGACGATGTTTTTACAGTTGATGTCGGGCAATGAAGCGGCACTCGCTAAAAACTTTAATGTGGTGTCTGCCAATTACAGTCCGACGCAGTGGAATGTCAGCTTAACGCCGAAAAGCAGTCTATTTAAAAAGCTTTTTGTCCAAGTCGATGCGCAAGGGCAGCGTTATGTGGACCGTATCACGATTTTAGAACAAGCCAATAACCGCACCATCATTCGTTTTAGCCAGCAAACGGCTCAACCTCAAACTTTAACGGCTGCGGAAAATGCACTTTTCCAATTGGCAAAATAA
- a CDS encoding lysophospholipid acyltransferase family protein, whose product MLKLNRIKQKANYAWRVGATGFSFASFGLGGVAIGGLIAPLVKLSSADLELRKQRTQKVIKHSFKGFTEMMVKLGIMTYTVEGLDKLQHSQQELVIANHPTLIDVVVLIGLMEQANCVVKQALWSNPFTKGPVQSAGYILNAGSEQFIQDCVHKLQQDHAASLLIFPEGTRTAKGEHLNDFQRGAANIALRAGVPIRPVLITCTPSTLTKNEKWYHIPEQPFHIHVKVLDAIRVEDVLDDVTVNPKNVRQLNQQLQWFFNQELSVNEQSC is encoded by the coding sequence ATGCTGAAATTAAATCGAATCAAGCAAAAAGCCAACTATGCATGGCGGGTTGGGGCGACAGGGTTTAGTTTTGCCAGCTTTGGCTTAGGTGGCGTGGCGATTGGTGGTTTGATTGCACCCCTGGTCAAGCTGAGTTCAGCAGACCTTGAGCTTCGAAAGCAGCGTACTCAAAAAGTGATTAAGCACAGTTTTAAAGGTTTCACCGAAATGATGGTGAAACTGGGCATTATGACCTATACGGTTGAAGGCTTAGATAAACTACAGCACAGCCAGCAGGAGTTGGTCATTGCTAATCATCCGACACTGATTGACGTGGTGGTTTTAATTGGTTTAATGGAACAAGCAAACTGTGTGGTCAAGCAGGCGCTGTGGTCAAATCCATTTACCAAAGGCCCTGTACAAAGCGCAGGCTATATTTTAAATGCAGGTTCTGAACAATTTATTCAGGACTGTGTACACAAATTACAGCAGGATCATGCGGCGTCCTTGTTGATCTTCCCTGAAGGGACGCGGACGGCAAAAGGTGAGCATCTAAATGACTTTCAGCGTGGTGCGGCCAATATTGCTCTGCGTGCAGGTGTGCCGATTCGCCCTGTGCTGATTACCTGCACGCCATCGACCCTGACCAAAAATGAAAAATGGTATCACATTCCAGAACAGCCTTTTCATATCCATGTGAAAGTGTTGGATGCGATCCGAGTGGAAGACGTATTGGATGATGTAACGGTCAATCCCAAAAATGTGCGTCAATTAAATCAACAATTACAGTGGTTTTTTAACCAAGAGTTATCCGTAAATGAGCAATCTTGCTGA
- a CDS encoding septation protein IspZ, with product MNNILKGIAGVGLILYPFFVAYALAHGQYVWVSAVLIALGVLRLLSKGNALLWPLTGFAILCGGLSLILKDHAWLKLYPVFMSLGALFIFASTLIRPPSMIERFARLAEPNLPEEGVEWTRQVTKVWCGFFCINAVIALITVFFAPMKIWVLYNGLISYVLMGGLLLGEFILRKRQQRLHQAQK from the coding sequence ATGAACAATATTTTAAAAGGGATAGCAGGGGTCGGATTGATTCTCTATCCTTTTTTTGTGGCTTATGCTTTAGCGCATGGACAGTATGTCTGGGTCAGTGCGGTATTGATTGCACTAGGCGTCCTGCGCTTATTGAGTAAGGGTAATGCCTTGCTGTGGCCATTAACGGGTTTTGCCATTTTATGTGGTGGACTGAGTTTGATTTTAAAAGATCATGCGTGGCTTAAGCTTTATCCAGTCTTTATGAGTCTCGGAGCGCTGTTTATTTTTGCCAGTACCTTGATTCGACCGCCTTCAATGATTGAACGTTTTGCACGTTTGGCAGAGCCTAATTTGCCCGAAGAAGGGGTAGAATGGACCCGTCAAGTGACCAAAGTTTGGTGTGGATTTTTCTGCATCAATGCGGTCATTGCCTTGATCACCGTTTTTTTCGCACCAATGAAGATTTGGGTGCTGTATAACGGCTTGATCTCTTATGTCTTGATGGGTGGACTGTTACTAGGTGAGTTTATCTTGCGTAAGCGTCAACAGCGACTGCATCAGGCACAGAAATAA
- a CDS encoding MMPL family transporter, which yields MHFSNWQNKFSALWLLVLCVIALALGVAWLNKGIKIETNIFALLPEAHQDAHLEQAQQYVSQQLNDKVFVVLDAKTDQQLEQATQALKTQADQSQLFLPVRPQLDPDQFAQALYQHKAGLLSKTDQQIVQEQDDAALIEQGLLQLMSPGMPITAEMLKQDPLLLFPRYAVGLSALQSNADINLEQGFATIRDEQGISRLMVLQLNNSPYNIAYQEQTAAFIQNINQQLNQLQVKPHWTGTLLFAQFGTNSAKEEISTIGVGSTIGILLLVWFGFRSIRPMLTEMVAVGTGSLVAFAVTYWIFGEIHLMTLVFGASLIGVCVDFSFYFMAMQSQHRQIDGFTVLKPLLPSLFVGLMTTLLAYVVLSFTPFPGFKQIAVFSMVGLSAAWVTSILLLPRLPALNAEPAIRTLGFIGKARNYVQSHNTLRYGMISLIVLVTGSSLAFLKSNDDIRNLQSMDATLKQEDQYIRSRFMQQQSSEYFVVQGRTPAELEQHEQQLLAKLAPLQQAGKLDAVQALGQWIPSLEQQKHNIAMLQAIPQPALVEYAQALQLNVADVLNWQAHLKDQSLLTEAVFKDHPLHFLHMSATQRLVMLQNVHDVNAVQQLENPDVQLLRPVHQLSELFKQHREQAQWLLLSALVILAIGLGVLYGKKSILPLVLPVSMALMTTFAIQAWLGVEINLFSIMGTFLIIGIGVDYAIFYRHGHDHPQVVGMALFLCMMSTFFGFGLLSFSHTYAIHSFGLTVLLGVIFSFLYATLFTSSDAKHVVVQQYQPKS from the coding sequence ATGCACTTTTCCAATTGGCAAAATAAATTTAGCGCCCTTTGGCTGTTGGTGCTGTGTGTCATTGCTTTGGCACTGGGCGTGGCTTGGCTGAATAAAGGTATTAAGATTGAGACCAATATTTTTGCTTTGCTGCCTGAGGCACATCAAGATGCTCATCTGGAACAAGCACAGCAATATGTCAGTCAGCAGTTAAATGACAAAGTTTTTGTGGTATTGGATGCCAAAACGGATCAACAATTAGAACAGGCAACGCAAGCACTCAAAACCCAAGCCGACCAAAGTCAACTGTTTTTACCTGTTCGTCCACAGCTTGATCCTGATCAATTTGCCCAAGCGCTGTATCAGCACAAAGCAGGGCTATTATCCAAGACCGATCAGCAGATTGTGCAGGAGCAGGATGATGCCGCACTGATAGAGCAGGGCTTGTTACAACTGATGAGTCCGGGCATGCCAATCACGGCTGAAATGTTGAAGCAAGATCCCTTGCTGCTGTTTCCGCGTTATGCAGTGGGTTTAAGTGCCTTACAAAGCAATGCTGATATTAATTTAGAGCAGGGCTTCGCCACAATTCGTGATGAGCAGGGTATCTCGCGCCTGATGGTACTTCAACTTAATAATAGTCCCTATAACATTGCCTACCAAGAGCAGACCGCTGCCTTTATTCAAAATATCAATCAGCAGCTCAACCAGTTGCAGGTTAAACCGCACTGGACAGGTACGTTATTGTTTGCACAGTTTGGCACCAACTCTGCCAAAGAGGAAATCTCGACCATTGGCGTGGGCTCGACTATTGGGATTTTACTGTTGGTCTGGTTTGGCTTCCGTTCGATACGACCCATGCTGACGGAAATGGTTGCGGTGGGCACAGGCAGTTTGGTGGCCTTTGCGGTAACATATTGGATTTTTGGCGAAATTCATCTGATGACACTGGTCTTTGGTGCCAGTTTGATTGGGGTCTGTGTCGATTTTTCATTTTACTTCATGGCCATGCAGTCTCAGCACCGACAGATCGATGGATTTACTGTTTTAAAACCATTATTGCCGAGTCTATTTGTGGGGCTGATGACCACGCTATTGGCCTATGTGGTGCTGAGTTTTACCCCATTTCCGGGTTTTAAACAAATTGCAGTCTTTTCCATGGTTGGATTGAGTGCCGCATGGGTGACCAGTATTTTACTGCTGCCGCGTCTGCCTGCGCTGAATGCGGAACCAGCGATACGTACACTGGGTTTTATTGGCAAAGCACGTAATTATGTGCAAAGCCACAACACGCTGCGCTATGGCATGATTTCACTGATTGTACTGGTAACAGGCAGCAGCCTCGCCTTTCTGAAAAGCAATGATGACATCCGTAATTTACAAAGTATGGATGCCACTTTAAAGCAGGAAGATCAATACATCCGTTCGCGTTTTATGCAACAGCAAAGCAGCGAATATTTTGTGGTACAGGGCAGAACACCCGCAGAATTAGAGCAACATGAACAGCAATTGCTGGCAAAACTTGCTCCCTTACAGCAGGCTGGCAAATTGGATGCTGTGCAAGCTTTAGGGCAGTGGATTCCATCGCTTGAGCAGCAAAAACACAATATCGCAATGTTACAGGCGATTCCTCAGCCCGCTTTGGTGGAATATGCGCAAGCGTTGCAGCTCAACGTAGCCGATGTTTTAAACTGGCAAGCGCATTTAAAAGACCAATCTTTATTGACCGAAGCAGTCTTTAAAGATCATCCGTTGCATTTTCTGCACATGAGCGCGACGCAGCGTTTAGTGATGCTACAAAATGTGCATGATGTGAACGCCGTGCAGCAGCTTGAAAATCCTGATGTGCAACTGTTACGTCCCGTTCATCAACTGTCTGAGTTATTCAAACAACATCGTGAGCAGGCGCAGTGGCTATTGCTCAGTGCTTTGGTGATTTTAGCCATTGGCTTAGGCGTCCTTTATGGCAAAAAATCCATTCTGCCTTTGGTGTTGCCTGTCAGCATGGCTCTAATGACCACATTTGCGATTCAAGCATGGCTGGGTGTCGAGATTAATTTATTCAGTATTATGGGCACCTTTCTGATCATTGGGATTGGAGTGGACTATGCGATTTTCTACCGCCACGGACATGATCACCCGCAGGTGGTGGGCATGGCTTTATTCCTATGTATGATGTCGACGTTCTTCGGGTTTGGCTTATTGTCGTTTAGTCATACTTATGCCATTCACAGTTTTGGCTTAACAGTTTTATTGGGCGTTATTTTTTCATTTCTTTATGCCACACTTTTTACATCTTCCGATGCAAAACATGTTGTGGTTCAACAATATCAGCCAAAGAGCTGA
- a CDS encoding HAL/PAL/TAL family ammonia-lyase, translated as MLIVRETPLSIEDVVAVARKEKQVALPTSAEWTALIQRGADFLDQLLQDEGVIYGVTTGYGDSCLVEIPTHQVHELPLHLSRFHGCGMGQNLDLITARAVVVVRLCSLARGYSGVSHALLQRLVWMLNEDVIPVIPSEGSVGASGDLTPLSYIAGALVGERDVYYQGQIVPIAQVYAEKGLQPLVMRPKEGLALMNGTAVMTAIACLNYKKAEQISFASTLITALNVLALEGNPSHFDEVLFAQKPHPGQQHIAAQLRDWLNSEVQTEHQSSRLQDRYSLRCAPHVIGVFEDSKVWLRQFIENELNSSNDNPLIDPVNLRVLHGGHFYGGHIAQAMDSLKIMIANIADLMDRQLAQLVDYKMNNGLPRNLTGSSAERLPLNHGFKAVQIGVSAWTAEALKQTLAASIFSRSTECHNQDKVSMGTIAARDASRVITLTEQVIAALSCAAVQAVKLKGVDTELSPVLTAFQHWVLQSFTYVEEDRPLQHELQALVNRFEDLELLDSIAVQYS; from the coding sequence GTGTTAATTGTTAGGGAAACTCCGCTCAGTATTGAAGATGTTGTGGCTGTAGCACGTAAAGAAAAACAGGTGGCATTGCCTACCTCTGCTGAATGGACAGCATTGATTCAACGTGGTGCAGATTTCCTTGATCAGTTGTTGCAAGACGAAGGCGTCATATATGGTGTGACCACGGGTTATGGAGACTCATGCTTAGTTGAAATTCCAACTCACCAAGTGCATGAGCTGCCGCTACATTTGTCGCGTTTTCATGGCTGTGGCATGGGGCAAAACTTAGACCTGATTACAGCGCGAGCTGTCGTGGTGGTGCGTTTATGTTCTTTGGCACGCGGTTATTCAGGTGTTTCGCATGCCTTGTTGCAGCGTTTGGTCTGGATGCTGAATGAAGATGTCATTCCTGTGATTCCCTCGGAAGGTTCGGTGGGTGCCAGTGGGGATTTGACGCCTTTGTCTTATATCGCTGGGGCCTTGGTGGGTGAGCGCGATGTGTATTATCAAGGTCAGATCGTACCGATTGCACAAGTGTATGCTGAAAAAGGTTTGCAACCTTTGGTGATGCGTCCTAAAGAAGGCTTAGCTCTAATGAATGGTACAGCGGTCATGACCGCCATCGCCTGCCTGAATTATAAAAAAGCAGAACAGATTTCTTTTGCTAGTACCTTGATTACTGCACTGAATGTTTTAGCCCTTGAGGGCAATCCAAGCCATTTTGATGAAGTGTTGTTTGCCCAAAAACCTCATCCAGGACAGCAACATATTGCAGCCCAGTTACGTGACTGGTTAAACAGTGAGGTACAGACCGAGCACCAAAGTTCACGCCTGCAAGACCGTTATTCACTACGGTGTGCACCGCATGTGATTGGGGTGTTTGAAGATTCTAAAGTCTGGCTGCGTCAGTTTATTGAAAATGAGCTGAATTCAAGCAATGACAACCCATTGATTGACCCAGTCAACCTGCGTGTATTGCATGGTGGACATTTCTATGGCGGACATATTGCTCAAGCCATGGATAGTCTAAAAATCATGATCGCCAATATTGCCGACTTGATGGATCGTCAATTGGCGCAGTTGGTCGACTATAAAATGAACAATGGCTTGCCACGCAATTTAACTGGCTCAAGTGCTGAGCGTTTGCCGCTGAATCATGGCTTTAAAGCGGTGCAAATTGGGGTTTCGGCATGGACAGCAGAAGCCTTGAAGCAGACGCTCGCTGCGTCAATTTTCTCTCGCTCAACCGAATGTCATAATCAAGACAAAGTTAGCATGGGCACCATTGCTGCGCGTGATGCCAGCCGTGTCATTACCCTGACCGAACAAGTGATTGCAGCACTCAGTTGTGCAGCGGTTCAGGCGGTCAAACTCAAAGGTGTAGATACAGAACTCAGCCCTGTTTTAACAGCATTTCAACATTGGGTGCTTCAGAGCTTCACCTATGTAGAGGAAGATCGTCCTTTGCAACATGAACTTCAGGCATTGGTCAATCGCTTTGAGGATTTAGAACTGTTAGACAGCATTGCTGTTCAATATTCATAG
- a CDS encoding acyltransferase has translation MQKWSTVKERGGMLPLMLMLGFYRLGGRWLCRAVLYFVILWYWLFSNSARQASLLYLKKLHHFAGAQSPFQAEPQLWHSYTHLMQFGECILDKIEGWLGHIPEQNLKLHGHAHFRSHYQKGAVIVVSHFGNIELLRAIKAEHSQKINVLVYQKHATKFNEFLKKLNEHADVNLVSVDELGIETALILQDKLDQGEWVIVAADRVPVQSDRVQSVAFLGEQALWPQGAWILASLLKAPVLAVFCYRVNTHFEVHIHKVAEQLNWPRKERLHAMQQTTRQYVALLEQHCIRAPYQWFNFYNFWNKG, from the coding sequence ATGCAGAAATGGAGCACCGTAAAAGAGCGCGGCGGGATGTTACCGCTGATGCTGATGCTGGGTTTCTACCGTTTAGGTGGGCGCTGGCTGTGCCGAGCCGTATTGTACTTTGTGATTTTATGGTACTGGCTCTTTTCCAATAGCGCGCGTCAGGCTTCCCTATTGTACTTAAAAAAACTGCATCATTTTGCAGGTGCACAGTCGCCGTTTCAGGCTGAGCCGCAGCTTTGGCACAGTTATACGCATTTGATGCAATTTGGCGAATGTATTTTAGATAAAATTGAAGGTTGGCTTGGACATATTCCTGAGCAGAACTTAAAGCTACATGGTCATGCGCACTTTCGTTCGCACTATCAAAAAGGTGCGGTCATTGTGGTGTCACACTTTGGCAATATTGAATTACTGCGCGCAATCAAAGCAGAGCATTCGCAGAAAATTAATGTGTTGGTGTATCAAAAACATGCCACCAAGTTCAATGAGTTTTTAAAAAAACTAAATGAACATGCCGATGTCAATTTGGTTTCGGTGGATGAGTTGGGAATAGAAACAGCACTGATTTTGCAGGATAAATTGGATCAGGGTGAATGGGTGATTGTGGCGGCAGACCGCGTACCCGTGCAGTCGGATCGGGTACAATCGGTTGCTTTTTTAGGCGAGCAGGCACTATGGCCGCAGGGCGCATGGATTTTGGCCAGTTTGTTGAAAGCTCCAGTGTTGGCGGTGTTTTGCTATCGGGTCAATACGCATTTTGAAGTGCATATTCATAAAGTGGCGGAGCAGTTGAACTGGCCGCGTAAAGAGCGTTTACACGCTATGCAACAGACCACACGACAGTATGTAGCCTTGTTGGAACAACATTGCATACGCGCGCCCTATCAATGGTTTAATTTTTATAATTTTTGGAATAAAGGATAA
- a CDS encoding AMP-binding protein, whose translation MSCHFQHHLHSSRPLCIQADSGLISFQNFWVDVAEQAAQIQQLEQPVWALWEQDSYEFLVLLFAALQAGKQVLLPPHRVSDLEKELAEQQIYFLKRLSPTAPSTFELQFDAAFFNQAQLCFYTSGSTGQPKKIPRTLQQLFNEVCGLEASFDLPEQAVGIATVSHQHIYGLLFKLLWPLASGRSFYQKQLAFPEDVVDVQKKIAHVQLPNYVISSPALLKRWTTDVVLQDCHRVYSSGGKLDAGVRPLLNRPITEVFGSSETGGIAHRQADDALWTPFANVEINCAEQQELAVKTNHAFSADWILTGDKVQLVDAKNPKSSFQLLGRLDRIVKLEEKRLSLDAIEAKLAELAEIQQCHVLIHEKEQRQILAVVAVLTEDARALLTEKGKAAFTVQLKKQLQQKLESIAIPRQWRFLTQMPQNAQSKLNKQYLKSLFQPMILPVVLMQQSQDTQISYALEFMPELECFKGHFPNFPIYPGVGQIGFIQHFAKKNWADLLWCNGFEQLKFQGLIQPYQTVELVLSRKAHKVSFELKNHDKILASGRLLFAVPSDV comes from the coding sequence ATGTCTTGTCATTTTCAGCATCATCTGCATTCATCGCGTCCCTTGTGTATTCAGGCGGACTCAGGTCTCATTTCATTTCAAAATTTTTGGGTAGATGTGGCTGAGCAAGCTGCGCAAATTCAACAGTTGGAACAGCCTGTATGGGCGCTTTGGGAACAAGACAGTTATGAGTTTTTAGTATTGTTGTTTGCGGCATTGCAAGCAGGCAAGCAAGTGCTATTGCCGCCGCATCGGGTCAGCGACTTAGAAAAAGAACTGGCTGAGCAGCAGATTTATTTTTTAAAACGGTTATCGCCGACAGCGCCGTCGACATTCGAGCTTCAATTTGATGCTGCCTTTTTCAATCAAGCCCAGTTGTGTTTTTATACTTCGGGCTCAACTGGGCAGCCTAAAAAGATTCCGCGCACTTTGCAACAACTGTTCAATGAAGTCTGTGGTTTAGAAGCCAGTTTTGATTTGCCTGAGCAGGCGGTTGGGATTGCCACGGTGAGCCATCAACATATTTATGGGTTGTTGTTTAAGTTGTTGTGGCCCTTAGCCAGTGGACGCAGTTTTTACCAAAAACAACTGGCTTTCCCTGAAGATGTGGTTGATGTTCAAAAGAAAATTGCCCATGTGCAACTGCCCAATTATGTAATTTCTAGTCCTGCTTTGTTGAAGCGCTGGACTACAGATGTGGTATTGCAAGACTGTCATAGGGTCTATTCCTCTGGTGGAAAGTTGGATGCAGGCGTGCGTCCTTTGCTGAACCGTCCGATTACTGAAGTGTTTGGCAGCTCTGAAACAGGCGGGATCGCTCACCGTCAGGCAGATGATGCGCTATGGACACCCTTCGCCAATGTCGAAATTAACTGCGCCGAGCAGCAAGAGTTAGCCGTTAAAACCAACCATGCCTTTAGCGCGGATTGGATTTTGACCGGGGATAAAGTGCAGCTCGTGGATGCAAAGAATCCTAAAAGTTCGTTTCAGTTATTGGGGCGTTTGGATCGGATTGTCAAACTCGAAGAAAAGCGTTTAAGTCTCGATGCAATAGAAGCGAAACTCGCTGAACTGGCCGAAATACAACAATGTCATGTCCTAATTCATGAAAAAGAACAGCGTCAGATTTTGGCGGTGGTGGCTGTGCTGACCGAAGATGCTCGGGCGCTGCTCACCGAAAAGGGTAAAGCTGCCTTTACCGTACAGTTGAAAAAACAATTACAACAAAAACTGGAAAGCATTGCGATTCCGCGGCAGTGGCGGTTCTTAACGCAAATGCCACAAAATGCACAATCGAAGCTGAATAAACAGTATTTAAAATCACTCTTTCAACCGATGATCTTGCCTGTGGTGTTGATGCAGCAATCTCAGGATACGCAGATCAGTTATGCTTTAGAATTTATGCCTGAGTTAGAGTGTTTTAAAGGCCATTTCCCGAACTTCCCGATTTATCCAGGCGTGGGGCAAATTGGTTTTATTCAGCATTTTGCCAAAAAAAACTGGGCGGATTTACTGTGGTGTAATGGTTTTGAGCAGTTAAAATTTCAGGGACTGATCCAGCCCTATCAAACGGTGGAACTGGTGCTCAGCCGTAAAGCGCATAAGGTCAGTTTTGAGCTGAAAAATCATGACAAAATATTGGCATCTGGACGTTTGCTGTTTGCTGTTCCTTCAGACGTTTAA
- a CDS encoding acyl-CoA thioesterase, which yields MYADVIIEVPFHDVDTMHVVWHGHYLKYFEIARCKLLDQFHYNYNQMRDSGYAWPVIESYVRYVQGIEFEQKIRVRAVLKEWENRLKIEYLIFDAVSGRKLTKGFTSQVAVHIEKREMCFQSPQVLLDCLHAWPEFKVE from the coding sequence ATGTATGCTGATGTAATTATTGAAGTGCCCTTTCATGATGTCGATACCATGCATGTGGTGTGGCACGGTCATTATTTAAAATATTTTGAAATTGCACGTTGCAAACTGCTGGATCAATTTCACTATAACTATAACCAAATGCGTGACTCAGGCTATGCATGGCCTGTGATTGAAAGCTATGTCCGTTATGTACAAGGCATTGAGTTCGAACAGAAAATTCGCGTGCGCGCTGTTTTGAAAGAATGGGAAAATCGCTTAAAAATTGAATATCTGATTTTTGATGCGGTTTCGGGCAGAAAGCTGACCAAGGGCTTTACTTCGCAAGTGGCGGTACACATTGAAAAACGTGAAATGTGCTTCCAGTCGCCACAGGTATTGCTGGACTGTTTACATGCATGGCCTGAGTTTAAGGTGGAGTAA
- a CDS encoding acyl carrier protein — MLAQETVLEKLREWMEDLFEIAPEEVQLESNLASDLDVDSIDAIDLVVKIKELTGKQVNPEDFKNVRTVQDVVVVIQNMSAA; from the coding sequence ATGCTTGCTCAAGAAACCGTGTTAGAAAAATTACGTGAATGGATGGAAGATTTGTTTGAAATTGCGCCTGAAGAGGTGCAGTTAGAATCAAACTTGGCTTCAGACCTTGATGTCGACAGTATTGATGCCATTGATTTAGTTGTGAAAATTAAAGAACTAACAGGTAAACAAGTCAATCCTGAAGACTTTAAGAATGTGCGTACCGTGCAAGATGTAGTGGTCGTGATTCAGAATATGTCTGCTGCATGA
- a CDS encoding phosphopantetheine-binding protein: protein MSNLADELKQMIIDVLALEDIRIEDIDTDAPLFGDGLGLDSIDALELGLALKKRYGIHLNAESADTKEHFKSIQSLVALVEAQKTA, encoded by the coding sequence ATGAGCAATCTTGCTGACGAATTAAAGCAAATGATTATTGATGTCCTCGCCCTTGAAGACATCCGTATTGAAGACATTGATACAGATGCGCCTTTGTTTGGTGATGGTCTGGGTTTGGACTCGATTGATGCTTTAGAACTGGGTTTGGCATTGAAAAAGCGTTATGGCATTCATCTGAATGCAGAGTCAGCAGATACCAAAGAACATTTTAAATCAATTCAAAGTTTAGTGGCTTTGGTTGAAGCACAGAAAACAGCATAA
- a CDS encoding glycosyltransferase family 2 protein: MKHCFVIPVYNHPHYLAALLSHLSSFELPIIMVNDGSDIDCTAVLHQLAHDYPRVDLVEHTHNQGKGQAVITGLKHAFQCGYSHALQLDADGQHDWQDVQRFLDTSIQHPKAMIIGQPIFDATVPKKRLYGRYATHIWVWINSLSFEIKDSMCGFRVYPLAQTVNILNTAKFEPRMGFDSEILVRLKWDNVPFINLPTHVIYPEGGISHFDVWRDNLGMARAHSRLLGGMLLRFPKLIYQKVKS, from the coding sequence ATGAAACACTGCTTTGTGATTCCTGTGTATAACCATCCGCATTATTTGGCCGCGTTATTGTCACATTTAAGCTCTTTTGAGTTGCCTATCATTATGGTGAATGATGGCAGTGATATCGATTGTACGGCAGTTTTACATCAGCTCGCGCACGACTACCCAAGGGTCGATTTGGTTGAACATACCCACAATCAAGGTAAAGGGCAGGCGGTGATCACGGGGCTCAAGCATGCCTTTCAATGCGGCTATAGCCATGCCTTGCAACTGGATGCCGATGGGCAACATGACTGGCAAGATGTACAACGCTTTTTAGACACATCTATCCAGCACCCCAAAGCCATGATTATTGGTCAGCCGATCTTTGATGCGACTGTTCCGAAAAAACGTCTCTATGGTCGTTATGCAACGCACATTTGGGTGTGGATTAACAGTCTGTCTTTTGAGATTAAAGACAGCATGTGTGGCTTCCGCGTTTATCCTTTGGCGCAGACAGTGAACATTCTAAACACAGCCAAGTTTGAACCGCGAATGGGCTTTGACTCGGAAATTTTGGTGCGGTTGAAATGGGACAATGTGCCGTTTATCAATCTGCCCACACATGTGATTTACCCTGAAGGTGGCATTTCACATTTCGATGTTTGGCGTGACAATCTGGGCATGGCGCGCGCGCATAGCCGCTTATTGGGTGGCATGCTGCTGCGGTTCCCCAAACTGATTTATCAGAAAGTCAAAAGCTAA